Proteins found in one Triticum urartu cultivar G1812 chromosome 4, Tu2.1, whole genome shotgun sequence genomic segment:
- the LOC125551250 gene encoding proline-rich receptor-like protein kinase PERK9 isoform X6, with translation MKQKHTHSSRASLPARRPPPSTPRRLPPSQRAGRLPPRRVGSLPPRRLPPPLRRRPPSTPAPPSSPRRPPRRRDPPLPRVPPRRRAPPPPACTSSPPGAAPPKRTSSPPGAAPPERASSPPGATPPPRSFWPPSVAPPPRSFSPLGATPFSPPDADPSLPSGVRRWELAPSTIVSMCRHVVSHGRYWPPSPAGFDHPLLFTSATRGRSPPPPVPVQHRPHNLACQGRPCLPHVKLQQRLSSIQYRRKIELGVNDLELVQPTFVVLLHCVHNCVSHSTCITTGNVQKSELKEVLTAQLLYIRGVGFCSCITSSPPFNKSLRISSDLERS, from the exons ATGAAACAAAAACACACCCATTCCTCCCGAGCCTCCCTCCCAGCACGCCGACCGCCTCCCTCCACGCCGCGCCGGTTGCCTCCCTCCCAGCGCGCCGGACGCCTCCCTCCACGCCGCGTCGGCAGCCTCCctccccgccgcctccctccacCCCTACGCCGCCGTCCTCCCTCCACCCCAGCGCCGCCGTCCTCCCCTCGTCGGCCTCCCCGCCGCCGGGATCCACCCCTTCCCCGCGTGCCTCCTCGCCGCCGGGCGCCGCCCCCTCCAGCGTGCACCTCCTCGCCGCCGGGCGCCGCCCCTCCTAAGCGCACCTCCTCGCCGCCAGGTGCCGCCCCTCCTGAgcgcgcctcctcgccgccggGTGCCACCCCTCCTCCGCGATCCTTCTGGCCGCCGAGTGTCGCCCCTCCTCCGCGATCCTTCTCGCCGCTGGGTGCCACCCCCTTCTCTCCGCCGGACGCCGACCCCTCCCTACCGTCGGGCGTCCGCCGTTGGGAACTAGCGCCCAGCACCATTGTCTCGATGTGCCGTCATGTTGTTTCGCACGGGAGGTATTGGCCTCCTTCACCCGCCGGATTCGACCATCCCCTTTTGTTCACCTCCGCCACCCGAGGCCGTTCACCACCGCCACCAGTTCCTGTTCAACACCGCCCCCACAATCTCGCGTGTCAAGGACGCCCCTGTCTACCCCACGTGAAGCTTCAACAGAG ATTATCATCTATCCAATACAGAAGGAAAATAGAGTTGGGAGTGAACGACCTTGAGCTTGTCCAGCCCACCTTCGTTGTGCTTCTCCACTGTGTTCAT AATTGTGTATCGCACAGTACATGTATTACTACTGGGAATGTTCAGAAATCAGAACTCAAAGAAGTATTGACAGCACAATTACTGTATATTCGAGGAGTCGGGTTTTGCTCCTGCATCACCTCGTCTCCTCCGTTCAACAAAAGCCTCAG AATCAGTTCAGATCTCGAGAGATCGTAA
- the LOC125551250 gene encoding proline-rich receptor-like protein kinase PERK9 isoform X7, producing the protein MKQKHTHSSRASLPARRPPPSTPRRLPPSQRAGRLPPRRVGSLPPRRLPPPLRRRPPSTPAPPSSPRRPPRRRDPPLPRVPPRRRAPPPPACTSSPPGAAPPKRTSSPPGAAPPERASSPPGATPPPRSFWPPSVAPPPRSFSPLGATPFSPPDADPSLPSGVRRWELAPSTIVSMCRHVVSHGRYWPPSPAGFDHPLLFTSATRGRSPPPPVPVQHRPHNLACQGRPCLPHVKLQQRLSSIQYRRKIELGVNDLELVQPTFVVLLHCVHYMYYYWECSEIRTQRSIDSTITVYSRSRVLLLHHLVSSVQQKPQISSHYGFALSYNS; encoded by the exons ATGAAACAAAAACACACCCATTCCTCCCGAGCCTCCCTCCCAGCACGCCGACCGCCTCCCTCCACGCCGCGCCGGTTGCCTCCCTCCCAGCGCGCCGGACGCCTCCCTCCACGCCGCGTCGGCAGCCTCCctccccgccgcctccctccacCCCTACGCCGCCGTCCTCCCTCCACCCCAGCGCCGCCGTCCTCCCCTCGTCGGCCTCCCCGCCGCCGGGATCCACCCCTTCCCCGCGTGCCTCCTCGCCGCCGGGCGCCGCCCCCTCCAGCGTGCACCTCCTCGCCGCCGGGCGCCGCCCCTCCTAAGCGCACCTCCTCGCCGCCAGGTGCCGCCCCTCCTGAgcgcgcctcctcgccgccggGTGCCACCCCTCCTCCGCGATCCTTCTGGCCGCCGAGTGTCGCCCCTCCTCCGCGATCCTTCTCGCCGCTGGGTGCCACCCCCTTCTCTCCGCCGGACGCCGACCCCTCCCTACCGTCGGGCGTCCGCCGTTGGGAACTAGCGCCCAGCACCATTGTCTCGATGTGCCGTCATGTTGTTTCGCACGGGAGGTATTGGCCTCCTTCACCCGCCGGATTCGACCATCCCCTTTTGTTCACCTCCGCCACCCGAGGCCGTTCACCACCGCCACCAGTTCCTGTTCAACACCGCCCCCACAATCTCGCGTGTCAAGGACGCCCCTGTCTACCCCACGTGAAGCTTCAACAGAG ATTATCATCTATCCAATACAGAAGGAAAATAGAGTTGGGAGTGAACGACCTTGAGCTTGTCCAGCCCACCTTCGTTGTGCTTCTCCACTGTGTTCAT TACATGTATTACTACTGGGAATGTTCAGAAATCAGAACTCAAAGAAGTATTGACAGCACAATTACTGTATATTCGAGGAGTCGGGTTTTGCTCCTGCATCACCTCGTCTCCTCCGTTCAACAAAAGCCTCAGATAAGTTCACACTACGGTTTCGCTCTTTCATATAATTCTTGA
- the LOC125551250 gene encoding glutamate receptor ionotropic, NMDA 2C-like isoform X5 translates to MKQKHTHSSRASLPARRPPPSTPRRLPPSQRAGRLPPRRVGSLPPRRLPPPLRRRPPSTPAPPSSPRRPPRRRDPPLPRVPPRRRAPPPPACTSSPPGAAPPKRTSSPPGAAPPERASSPPGATPPPRSFWPPSVAPPPRSFSPLGATPFSPPDADPSLPSGVRRWELAPSTIVSMCRHVVSHGRYWPPSPAGFDHPLLFTSATRGRSPPPPVPVQHRPHNLACQGRPCLPHVKLQQRLSSIQYRRKIELGVNDLELVQPTFVVLLHCVHYMYYYWECSEIRTQRSIDSTITVYSRSRVLLLHHLVSSVQQKPQNQFRSREIVSLVGLGIMNGFSSISHSGQVPDVVSDGSTRMSGRQIVQVGRNPMVRTCSITVAIKLFVDILIRNEISFLIFLCCQIKS, encoded by the exons ATGAAACAAAAACACACCCATTCCTCCCGAGCCTCCCTCCCAGCACGCCGACCGCCTCCCTCCACGCCGCGCCGGTTGCCTCCCTCCCAGCGCGCCGGACGCCTCCCTCCACGCCGCGTCGGCAGCCTCCctccccgccgcctccctccacCCCTACGCCGCCGTCCTCCCTCCACCCCAGCGCCGCCGTCCTCCCCTCGTCGGCCTCCCCGCCGCCGGGATCCACCCCTTCCCCGCGTGCCTCCTCGCCGCCGGGCGCCGCCCCCTCCAGCGTGCACCTCCTCGCCGCCGGGCGCCGCCCCTCCTAAGCGCACCTCCTCGCCGCCAGGTGCCGCCCCTCCTGAgcgcgcctcctcgccgccggGTGCCACCCCTCCTCCGCGATCCTTCTGGCCGCCGAGTGTCGCCCCTCCTCCGCGATCCTTCTCGCCGCTGGGTGCCACCCCCTTCTCTCCGCCGGACGCCGACCCCTCCCTACCGTCGGGCGTCCGCCGTTGGGAACTAGCGCCCAGCACCATTGTCTCGATGTGCCGTCATGTTGTTTCGCACGGGAGGTATTGGCCTCCTTCACCCGCCGGATTCGACCATCCCCTTTTGTTCACCTCCGCCACCCGAGGCCGTTCACCACCGCCACCAGTTCCTGTTCAACACCGCCCCCACAATCTCGCGTGTCAAGGACGCCCCTGTCTACCCCACGTGAAGCTTCAACAGAG ATTATCATCTATCCAATACAGAAGGAAAATAGAGTTGGGAGTGAACGACCTTGAGCTTGTCCAGCCCACCTTCGTTGTGCTTCTCCACTGTGTTCAT TACATGTATTACTACTGGGAATGTTCAGAAATCAGAACTCAAAGAAGTATTGACAGCACAATTACTGTATATTCGAGGAGTCGGGTTTTGCTCCTGCATCACCTCGTCTCCTCCGTTCAACAAAAGCCTCAG AATCAGTTCAGATCTCGAGAGATCGTAAGTTTAGTCGGCCTTGGCATCATGAATGGGTTCAGTTCGATCTCGCACAGTGGGCAGGTCCCCGATGTTGTGTCCGACGGTTCTACTCGCATGAGTGGACGTCAGATCGTGCAAGTGGGAAGGAACCCGATGGTAAGAACTTGTTCTATTACTGTTGCTATCAAGTTGTTTGTTGATATCCTTATAAGAAATGAAATATCCTTTTTGATATTTCTTTGTTGCCAAATAAAAAGTTAA
- the LOC125551250 gene encoding uncharacterized protein LOC125551250 isoform X2, with protein sequence MKQKHTHSSRASLPARRPPPSTPRRLPPSQRAGRLPPRRVGSLPPRRLPPPLRRRPPSTPAPPSSPRRPPRRRDPPLPRVPPRRRAPPPPACTSSPPGAAPPKRTSSPPGAAPPERASSPPGATPPPRSFWPPSVAPPPRSFSPLGATPFSPPDADPSLPSGVRRWELAPSTIVSMCRHVVSHGRYWPPSPAGFDHPLLFTSATRGRSPPPPVPVQHRPHNLACQGRPCLPHVKLQQRLSSIQYRRKIELGVNDLELVQPTFVVLLHCVHVRYCKHSCVACMLWTMCFLLLCSISRFSKLTGSMIELCIAQYMYYYWECSEIRTQRSIDSTITVYSRSRVLLLHHLVSSVQQKPQNQFRSREIVSLVGLGIMNGFSSISHSGQVPDVVSDGSTRMSGRQIVQVGRNPMPLCLLMHKCTFSACSSVRQVLPATMPAYVFLV encoded by the exons ATGAAACAAAAACACACCCATTCCTCCCGAGCCTCCCTCCCAGCACGCCGACCGCCTCCCTCCACGCCGCGCCGGTTGCCTCCCTCCCAGCGCGCCGGACGCCTCCCTCCACGCCGCGTCGGCAGCCTCCctccccgccgcctccctccacCCCTACGCCGCCGTCCTCCCTCCACCCCAGCGCCGCCGTCCTCCCCTCGTCGGCCTCCCCGCCGCCGGGATCCACCCCTTCCCCGCGTGCCTCCTCGCCGCCGGGCGCCGCCCCCTCCAGCGTGCACCTCCTCGCCGCCGGGCGCCGCCCCTCCTAAGCGCACCTCCTCGCCGCCAGGTGCCGCCCCTCCTGAgcgcgcctcctcgccgccggGTGCCACCCCTCCTCCGCGATCCTTCTGGCCGCCGAGTGTCGCCCCTCCTCCGCGATCCTTCTCGCCGCTGGGTGCCACCCCCTTCTCTCCGCCGGACGCCGACCCCTCCCTACCGTCGGGCGTCCGCCGTTGGGAACTAGCGCCCAGCACCATTGTCTCGATGTGCCGTCATGTTGTTTCGCACGGGAGGTATTGGCCTCCTTCACCCGCCGGATTCGACCATCCCCTTTTGTTCACCTCCGCCACCCGAGGCCGTTCACCACCGCCACCAGTTCCTGTTCAACACCGCCCCCACAATCTCGCGTGTCAAGGACGCCCCTGTCTACCCCACGTGAAGCTTCAACAGAG ATTATCATCTATCCAATACAGAAGGAAAATAGAGTTGGGAGTGAACGACCTTGAGCTTGTCCAGCCCACCTTCGTTGTGCTTCTCCACTGTGTTCATGTGCGGTATTGCAAGCATTCCTGTGTCGCGTGCATGCTTTGGACTATGTGTTTTCTATTGTTATGTAGTATCTCCAGATTTTCTAAACTAACTGGCTCAATGATAGAATTGTGTATCGCACAGTACATGTATTACTACTGGGAATGTTCAGAAATCAGAACTCAAAGAAGTATTGACAGCACAATTACTGTATATTCGAGGAGTCGGGTTTTGCTCCTGCATCACCTCGTCTCCTCCGTTCAACAAAAGCCTCAG AATCAGTTCAGATCTCGAGAGATCGTAAGTTTAGTCGGCCTTGGCATCATGAATGGGTTCAGTTCGATCTCGCACAGTGGGCAGGTCCCCGATGTTGTGTCCGACGGTTCTACTCGCATGAGTGGACGTCAGATCGTGCAAGTGGGAAGGAACCCGATG CCACTTTGCCTTTTGATGCATAAATGCACCTTCAGTGCATGTTCTTCGGTGCGCcaagtattgccggcaacgatgCCTGCTTACGTCTTCCTCGTGTGA
- the LOC125551250 gene encoding uncharacterized protein LOC125551250 isoform X1, whose amino-acid sequence MKQKHTHSSRASLPARRPPPSTPRRLPPSQRAGRLPPRRVGSLPPRRLPPPLRRRPPSTPAPPSSPRRPPRRRDPPLPRVPPRRRAPPPPACTSSPPGAAPPKRTSSPPGAAPPERASSPPGATPPPRSFWPPSVAPPPRSFSPLGATPFSPPDADPSLPSGVRRWELAPSTIVSMCRHVVSHGRYWPPSPAGFDHPLLFTSATRGRSPPPPVPVQHRPHNLACQGRPCLPHVKLQQRLSSIQYRRKIELGVNDLELVQPTFVVLLHCVHVRYCKHSCVACMLWTMCFLLLCSISRFSKLTGSMIELCIAQYMYYYWECSEIRTQRSIDSTITVYSRSRVLLLHHLVSSVQQKPQNQFRSREIVSLVGLGIMNGFSSISHSGQVPDVVSDGSTRMSGRQIVQVGRNPMVRTCSITVAIKLFVDILIRNEISFLIFLCCQIKS is encoded by the exons ATGAAACAAAAACACACCCATTCCTCCCGAGCCTCCCTCCCAGCACGCCGACCGCCTCCCTCCACGCCGCGCCGGTTGCCTCCCTCCCAGCGCGCCGGACGCCTCCCTCCACGCCGCGTCGGCAGCCTCCctccccgccgcctccctccacCCCTACGCCGCCGTCCTCCCTCCACCCCAGCGCCGCCGTCCTCCCCTCGTCGGCCTCCCCGCCGCCGGGATCCACCCCTTCCCCGCGTGCCTCCTCGCCGCCGGGCGCCGCCCCCTCCAGCGTGCACCTCCTCGCCGCCGGGCGCCGCCCCTCCTAAGCGCACCTCCTCGCCGCCAGGTGCCGCCCCTCCTGAgcgcgcctcctcgccgccggGTGCCACCCCTCCTCCGCGATCCTTCTGGCCGCCGAGTGTCGCCCCTCCTCCGCGATCCTTCTCGCCGCTGGGTGCCACCCCCTTCTCTCCGCCGGACGCCGACCCCTCCCTACCGTCGGGCGTCCGCCGTTGGGAACTAGCGCCCAGCACCATTGTCTCGATGTGCCGTCATGTTGTTTCGCACGGGAGGTATTGGCCTCCTTCACCCGCCGGATTCGACCATCCCCTTTTGTTCACCTCCGCCACCCGAGGCCGTTCACCACCGCCACCAGTTCCTGTTCAACACCGCCCCCACAATCTCGCGTGTCAAGGACGCCCCTGTCTACCCCACGTGAAGCTTCAACAGAG ATTATCATCTATCCAATACAGAAGGAAAATAGAGTTGGGAGTGAACGACCTTGAGCTTGTCCAGCCCACCTTCGTTGTGCTTCTCCACTGTGTTCATGTGCGGTATTGCAAGCATTCCTGTGTCGCGTGCATGCTTTGGACTATGTGTTTTCTATTGTTATGTAGTATCTCCAGATTTTCTAAACTAACTGGCTCAATGATAGAATTGTGTATCGCACAGTACATGTATTACTACTGGGAATGTTCAGAAATCAGAACTCAAAGAAGTATTGACAGCACAATTACTGTATATTCGAGGAGTCGGGTTTTGCTCCTGCATCACCTCGTCTCCTCCGTTCAACAAAAGCCTCAG AATCAGTTCAGATCTCGAGAGATCGTAAGTTTAGTCGGCCTTGGCATCATGAATGGGTTCAGTTCGATCTCGCACAGTGGGCAGGTCCCCGATGTTGTGTCCGACGGTTCTACTCGCATGAGTGGACGTCAGATCGTGCAAGTGGGAAGGAACCCGATGGTAAGAACTTGTTCTATTACTGTTGCTATCAAGTTGTTTGTTGATATCCTTATAAGAAATGAAATATCCTTTTTGATATTTCTTTGTTGCCAAATAAAAAGTTAA
- the LOC125551250 gene encoding proline-rich receptor-like protein kinase PERK9 isoform X8 codes for MKQKHTHSSRASLPARRPPPSTPRRLPPSQRAGRLPPRRVGSLPPRRLPPPLRRRPPSTPAPPSSPRRPPRRRDPPLPRVPPRRRAPPPPACTSSPPGAAPPKRTSSPPGAAPPERASSPPGATPPPRSFWPPSVAPPPRSFSPLGATPFSPPDADPSLPSGVRRWELAPSTIVSMCRHVVSHGRYWPPSPAGFDHPLLFTSATRGRSPPPPVPVQHRPHNLACQGRPCLPHVKLQQRLSSIQYRRKIELGVNDLELVQPTFVVLLHCVHVRTCITTGNVQKSELKEVLTAQLLYIRGVGFCSCITSSPPFNKSLRISSDLERS; via the exons ATGAAACAAAAACACACCCATTCCTCCCGAGCCTCCCTCCCAGCACGCCGACCGCCTCCCTCCACGCCGCGCCGGTTGCCTCCCTCCCAGCGCGCCGGACGCCTCCCTCCACGCCGCGTCGGCAGCCTCCctccccgccgcctccctccacCCCTACGCCGCCGTCCTCCCTCCACCCCAGCGCCGCCGTCCTCCCCTCGTCGGCCTCCCCGCCGCCGGGATCCACCCCTTCCCCGCGTGCCTCCTCGCCGCCGGGCGCCGCCCCCTCCAGCGTGCACCTCCTCGCCGCCGGGCGCCGCCCCTCCTAAGCGCACCTCCTCGCCGCCAGGTGCCGCCCCTCCTGAgcgcgcctcctcgccgccggGTGCCACCCCTCCTCCGCGATCCTTCTGGCCGCCGAGTGTCGCCCCTCCTCCGCGATCCTTCTCGCCGCTGGGTGCCACCCCCTTCTCTCCGCCGGACGCCGACCCCTCCCTACCGTCGGGCGTCCGCCGTTGGGAACTAGCGCCCAGCACCATTGTCTCGATGTGCCGTCATGTTGTTTCGCACGGGAGGTATTGGCCTCCTTCACCCGCCGGATTCGACCATCCCCTTTTGTTCACCTCCGCCACCCGAGGCCGTTCACCACCGCCACCAGTTCCTGTTCAACACCGCCCCCACAATCTCGCGTGTCAAGGACGCCCCTGTCTACCCCACGTGAAGCTTCAACAGAG ATTATCATCTATCCAATACAGAAGGAAAATAGAGTTGGGAGTGAACGACCTTGAGCTTGTCCAGCCCACCTTCGTTGTGCTTCTCCACTGTGTTCATGTGCG TACATGTATTACTACTGGGAATGTTCAGAAATCAGAACTCAAAGAAGTATTGACAGCACAATTACTGTATATTCGAGGAGTCGGGTTTTGCTCCTGCATCACCTCGTCTCCTCCGTTCAACAAAAGCCTCAG AATCAGTTCAGATCTCGAGAGATCGTAA
- the LOC125551250 gene encoding uncharacterized protein LOC125551250 isoform X4, translating to MKQKHTHSSRASLPARRPPPSTPRRLPPSQRAGRLPPRRVGSLPPRRLPPPLRRRPPSTPAPPSSPRRPPRRRDPPLPRVPPRRRAPPPPACTSSPPGAAPPKRTSSPPGAAPPERASSPPGATPPPRSFWPPSVAPPPRSFSPLGATPFSPPDADPSLPSGVRRWELAPSTIVSMCRHVVSHGRYWPPSPAGFDHPLLFTSATRGRSPPPPVPVQHRPHNLACQGRPCLPHVKLQQRLSSIQYRRKIELGVNDLELVQPTFVVLLHCVHVRYCKHSCVACMLWTMCFLLLCSISRFSKLTGSMIELCIAQYMYYYWECSEIRTQRSIDSTITVYSRSRVLLLHHLVSSVQQKPQNQFRSREIVSLVGLGIMNGFSSISHSGQVPDVVSDGSTRMSGRQIVQVGRNPMVASS from the exons ATGAAACAAAAACACACCCATTCCTCCCGAGCCTCCCTCCCAGCACGCCGACCGCCTCCCTCCACGCCGCGCCGGTTGCCTCCCTCCCAGCGCGCCGGACGCCTCCCTCCACGCCGCGTCGGCAGCCTCCctccccgccgcctccctccacCCCTACGCCGCCGTCCTCCCTCCACCCCAGCGCCGCCGTCCTCCCCTCGTCGGCCTCCCCGCCGCCGGGATCCACCCCTTCCCCGCGTGCCTCCTCGCCGCCGGGCGCCGCCCCCTCCAGCGTGCACCTCCTCGCCGCCGGGCGCCGCCCCTCCTAAGCGCACCTCCTCGCCGCCAGGTGCCGCCCCTCCTGAgcgcgcctcctcgccgccggGTGCCACCCCTCCTCCGCGATCCTTCTGGCCGCCGAGTGTCGCCCCTCCTCCGCGATCCTTCTCGCCGCTGGGTGCCACCCCCTTCTCTCCGCCGGACGCCGACCCCTCCCTACCGTCGGGCGTCCGCCGTTGGGAACTAGCGCCCAGCACCATTGTCTCGATGTGCCGTCATGTTGTTTCGCACGGGAGGTATTGGCCTCCTTCACCCGCCGGATTCGACCATCCCCTTTTGTTCACCTCCGCCACCCGAGGCCGTTCACCACCGCCACCAGTTCCTGTTCAACACCGCCCCCACAATCTCGCGTGTCAAGGACGCCCCTGTCTACCCCACGTGAAGCTTCAACAGAG ATTATCATCTATCCAATACAGAAGGAAAATAGAGTTGGGAGTGAACGACCTTGAGCTTGTCCAGCCCACCTTCGTTGTGCTTCTCCACTGTGTTCATGTGCGGTATTGCAAGCATTCCTGTGTCGCGTGCATGCTTTGGACTATGTGTTTTCTATTGTTATGTAGTATCTCCAGATTTTCTAAACTAACTGGCTCAATGATAGAATTGTGTATCGCACAGTACATGTATTACTACTGGGAATGTTCAGAAATCAGAACTCAAAGAAGTATTGACAGCACAATTACTGTATATTCGAGGAGTCGGGTTTTGCTCCTGCATCACCTCGTCTCCTCCGTTCAACAAAAGCCTCAG AATCAGTTCAGATCTCGAGAGATCGTAAGTTTAGTCGGCCTTGGCATCATGAATGGGTTCAGTTCGATCTCGCACAGTGGGCAGGTCCCCGATGTTGTGTCCGACGGTTCTACTCGCATGAGTGGACGTCAGATCGTGCAAGTGGGAAGGAACCCGATG GTTGCGTCATCCTGA
- the LOC125551250 gene encoding uncharacterized protein LOC125551250 isoform X3 → MKQKHTHSSRASLPARRPPPSTPRRLPPSQRAGRLPPRRVGSLPPRRLPPPLRRRPPSTPAPPSSPRRPPRRRDPPLPRVPPRRRAPPPPACTSSPPGAAPPKRTSSPPGAAPPERASSPPGATPPPRSFWPPSVAPPPRSFSPLGATPFSPPDADPSLPSGVRRWELAPSTIVSMCRHVVSHGRYWPPSPAGFDHPLLFTSATRGRSPPPPVPVQHRPHNLACQGRPCLPHVKLQQRLSSIQYRRKIELGVNDLELVQPTFVVLLHCVHVRYCKHSCVACMLWTMCFLLLCSISRFSKLTGSMIELCIAQYMYYYWECSEIRTQRSIDSTITVYSRSRVLLLHHLVSSVQQKPQNQFRSREIVSLVGLGIMNGFSSISHSGQVPDVVSDGSTRMSGRQIVQVGRNPMCMFFGAPSIAGNDACLRLPRVIRQGCVILR, encoded by the exons ATGAAACAAAAACACACCCATTCCTCCCGAGCCTCCCTCCCAGCACGCCGACCGCCTCCCTCCACGCCGCGCCGGTTGCCTCCCTCCCAGCGCGCCGGACGCCTCCCTCCACGCCGCGTCGGCAGCCTCCctccccgccgcctccctccacCCCTACGCCGCCGTCCTCCCTCCACCCCAGCGCCGCCGTCCTCCCCTCGTCGGCCTCCCCGCCGCCGGGATCCACCCCTTCCCCGCGTGCCTCCTCGCCGCCGGGCGCCGCCCCCTCCAGCGTGCACCTCCTCGCCGCCGGGCGCCGCCCCTCCTAAGCGCACCTCCTCGCCGCCAGGTGCCGCCCCTCCTGAgcgcgcctcctcgccgccggGTGCCACCCCTCCTCCGCGATCCTTCTGGCCGCCGAGTGTCGCCCCTCCTCCGCGATCCTTCTCGCCGCTGGGTGCCACCCCCTTCTCTCCGCCGGACGCCGACCCCTCCCTACCGTCGGGCGTCCGCCGTTGGGAACTAGCGCCCAGCACCATTGTCTCGATGTGCCGTCATGTTGTTTCGCACGGGAGGTATTGGCCTCCTTCACCCGCCGGATTCGACCATCCCCTTTTGTTCACCTCCGCCACCCGAGGCCGTTCACCACCGCCACCAGTTCCTGTTCAACACCGCCCCCACAATCTCGCGTGTCAAGGACGCCCCTGTCTACCCCACGTGAAGCTTCAACAGAG ATTATCATCTATCCAATACAGAAGGAAAATAGAGTTGGGAGTGAACGACCTTGAGCTTGTCCAGCCCACCTTCGTTGTGCTTCTCCACTGTGTTCATGTGCGGTATTGCAAGCATTCCTGTGTCGCGTGCATGCTTTGGACTATGTGTTTTCTATTGTTATGTAGTATCTCCAGATTTTCTAAACTAACTGGCTCAATGATAGAATTGTGTATCGCACAGTACATGTATTACTACTGGGAATGTTCAGAAATCAGAACTCAAAGAAGTATTGACAGCACAATTACTGTATATTCGAGGAGTCGGGTTTTGCTCCTGCATCACCTCGTCTCCTCCGTTCAACAAAAGCCTCAG AATCAGTTCAGATCTCGAGAGATCGTAAGTTTAGTCGGCCTTGGCATCATGAATGGGTTCAGTTCGATCTCGCACAGTGGGCAGGTCCCCGATGTTGTGTCCGACGGTTCTACTCGCATGAGTGGACGTCAGATCGTGCAAGTGGGAAGGAACCCGATG TGCATGTTCTTCGGTGCGCcaagtattgccggcaacgatgCCTGCTTACGTCTTCCTCGTGTGATTCGCCAAGGTTGCGTCATCCTGAGATAA
- the LOC125554677 gene encoding vegetative cell wall protein gp1-like encodes MSWIGRGGPPELAHYAPPERPIRKSTTFSPCLDQNRKHDRDWPSSCRRGQPTTRRRHAQPPPAAASCLHPPPRPASPLPPPLPASTCTFNLFPRLPRNLPHSAGAPVAALPPPQEPAAAPPPPRDLAAAPHPPRDPWWAAGSRPILSVEPCWRPSSSTGCRPPRASGSKPTWLSDAPVSNLRLPSSADVSWMWRSSMCS; translated from the exons ATGTCGTGGATT GGCCGAGGAGGTCCTCCCGAACTTGCCCACTATGCACCTCCTGAACGGCCCATTAGAAAATCCACGACCTTCTCTCCCTGCCTCGACCAAAACAGAAAACACGACCGTGACTGGCCTTCCTCCTGCCGCCGCGGCCAGCCTAcaacccgccgccgccacgcccaGCCTCCACCCGCCGCCGCGTCCTGCCTCCACCCACCGCCGCGCCCTGCCTcccccctgccgccgccgctcccTGCCTCCACCTGCACCTTCAACCTCTTCCCCCGACTCCCCCGCAACCTTCCACATTCGGCAGGAGCTCCGGTCGCCGCGCTGCCCCCGCCCCAAGAACCGGCAGCCGCGCCGCCCCCGCCTAGGGATCTTGCTGCCGCACCGCACCCACCCAGGGATCCATGGTGGGCTGCTGGATCTCGTCCCATCCTCTCCGTGGAGCCCTGCTGGAGGCCCTCCTCCTCGACAGGATGTCGTCCACCTAGGGCCAGTGGGAGCAAGCCGACGTGGCTCTCCGATGCTCCGGTGAG CAACTTGAGACTCCCAAGCTCTGCAGATGTCTCTTGGATGTGGCGTTCTTCTATGTGTAGCTGA